CCAAAGTgcttaaaaaaagagagtctAATGGGAGAATCTTCACAACAAAGAAGTCTGATTATCGACGACAGATAAACTCATAGTGCAGACACACTCTCCGGATGTATGGCATCAGTCAGTTCTTCCACAGGAAGGCCACAGGGCTCCTGACCCGATGCTTCCTGTTCTCCCAGCTGATGTAGCCGAAGTCCCATGACCCGGCAGGCTTCACGCTCCCTCCCTCCTGTCTCCGGAACTCGGGCAGCTGGCCAGGTCCGGCACGAACCGGCGGACCTGCTCGACCGTGTAGTTTAGGCTGCAGAGGAAGGCGCCATAGTCGTTGGCGCTGGCGTCGTACACCAGGCCGGGGTCCATGGCGAGCAGCGGGAGCACGagcccggcgccggcctcgaGCGGCGTCGTGTCGTTGCCGCTGCCGTTGTCGATGATGCCCCTGCCGTTCATGTCGAGCGTGTCCGCGGTCGTCATCATCGCGGACCGCACCATGGCCGGCGTCCAGTCGCCGTGCCGCTTCCTGATcagcgccgccacgccggccACGTGCGGGCATGCCATCGACGTGCCGGACATGATGTTGTACTCCACCCGCCTCGGGTCGATGCCATTGTTGGTCGGTGAGAGGTCGCCTGGCCAGGCGGCGAGGATGTTCACCCCGGGCGCGACGACGTCCGGCTTGAGCAACTCCGGGGCCAGCGGGTTGGGCCCCCGCGACGAGAACCCGGCCACCATCGGCGCCCGGGTCTCGCCGGTCACCGTATCCGAGGAGAAGCTGAATGATGCCACTGGGTACGGCACCGCCGACGCCATGTACGCGTCCAGTTTCTTGCCTCCGGTGCTGCTGAGTGTGAGGGCGGGGAGGCTGAACGCCCTTGCCGGGACTCCGTCCCCGAACCGTTCGTCGCTTCATCCCGGCTCCACCGGCTCTCTGCACGTAGAAGCCGTTCGAGGCCCCCGCCAGGGACGTGCACAGCACGACCTTGCCCATGACCTTGTCGGGCGTCAGGTCCGTCTCCTCGCAGAAGTTGTACACCAGCTGGGTCATGTTCATGCCCTGGGCCTTCATGTCATACAGGGATTGCCCTGTGAGCACCACGCCGTTCACCGTGTGGGAGGAGAAGCTGAATGACGCCACTGGGTACGGCACCGCCGACACCATGTAGGCGTCCAGCTTCTTACGTCCAGTGGTGCTGAGCGTGAGGCCGGGAAGGCTGTACGCCTCAACCATGACTCCGTCCGAGAACAGTGCGTCGCTGTCCACGGAGACTACCCCGGCTCCACCGGCTCTCTGCACGTAGAAGCCGTTCGAGGCACCTTCCATCCCCGTGCACACCACGATCTTGCCCATGACCTTGTCGGGTGCCAGGTCCGTCTCCTCACAGGAGGTCAGGAGTTGCACACCAGCTGGGTCATGTTCATGCCCTGGGCCTTCATGTCATACAGGGATTGCCCTGTGAGCACCACGCCGTTGCCGAGCCTGAGTCTCCCCGGGAACACGCGGTCCGTGGTTGCGGCGCCGACCGTGGTCATCCACGGCGCGACGTTGCTGACGGTCGATGCTATGGGACCGCTGTTGCCGCCGGCGAAGACGACGAAGACGCCTCTCCGCGTGGCGCCAAACCTGGCGACGGCGACCATGTCATCGTAGAAAGCCGGGTCCTGGAGTTTCCCGAGGGACAAGGAGATGATGTCCACGCCGTCGCTCACCGCGGCGTCGATCGCCGCAACGATGGCCGACTCGGTGCACGTTAACGTGTTGCAGGCCTTGTACATGGCGATCCTCGCCATGCGCGCCACGCCGCTGGCGCTCCCCTGGGAGAATCCCAGCATGTTGGCCCCCTGGACCTTCGAGCCGGCGGCCGTGGAAGCCACGTGAGTGCCGTGGCCCAACTTGTCCCTCGGAGTGAATATGCCATCCTCTTCGTTGATGAAGACCTTGTCCCCGACCAGCTTGCGGTTGCACGAGCTGGCGGAGAAGCCCTCGGCGTCGACGCACTTGCCCTTCCAGCCGGGGCGGACGGGGCCGAGGCCGCTGTCGTTGAAGCTGGAGCTCGCAGGCGAGATACCCGTGTCCACGACGCCGATGATGACGTTGTCGCCGAACTCTGAGTCCGGCCAGGCGCCGAAGTCCGCGTGGAGGCCGATGAACCCCGGCGACCGCGTCGTCTGGGTGTGGTACACTCTGTCCCTGTGCACGCCAAACACGCCGGGGATCCTCGACATGCGCCGGGCCTCGGCGTCGGTGAGGCGGACGGCGAAGCCGTGCATCACCGTGTCGTAGGTGTGCAGGATGCGGCCGGTGGAGTTGGTGGCCACCATGGACGCGTACCAGTGGTCGAGGGTGGTGAATCGGGATGGCTTGGAGAGATGGTTCGTCTGGATGATGTAGGTGTTGGAGGTGGATGGTGTCTGGGTCTTTTGCTCGATGGTGTTCTTGGGCTTCAGGGTGATGGCTGAGTGGGTGGACTGCAGAAGCGTGAGAAACAGTAGCGAGTATTGCAAGAAGATGAAGGTTCTGGAAGCCATTGTTGATATGTGTGTGAGTGTGAGCTGAGTGAGGAGATGCACGTATCGTGTTATGGGTTTTATAGAGGTTAATGGCGGGTTGGACAACCTTTCAAGCGACCCTAGTGCAGACAAATGTTTCCATTTTCACTCTATCCTTGATGCAGTTGACTTGCGTGTGcacaagggaaaaaaaaccgaaaaatGGCTTGTGCGCGAAACCCTTGCTGGGCTGATCTCGGCGAACGAACCAGAATTTGGGCCGGTGGAGTTTGTGGCCACCATGGACGCGTACCAGTGGTCGAGAGTGGCGAATTGGGATGGCTTGGAAAGATGGTTCGTCTCGATGATGTACGTGTTGGTGGTCGATGGTGTCTGGGGCTCGTGCTCGATGGTGTTCTTGGGCTTCAGGGTGGTGGGCTGGTGGCTGAGTGGGTGGATTGCAGAAGCGTGAGAAACAGTAGCGAGTATCgcaagaagatgaagattCTGGAAGCCATTGTTGATAATGTGTGTGAGTGTGAGCTGAGTCCTGAGTGAGGGGAAGCATGGACCGAGTTATGGGTTTTATAGAGCTTAATGGCTGTTGGACAAGCTGTCAAGCTACACCAGTGCAGACAAAAGTTTCGAATTTCTGACATTGCGTGTCCACTAGGGAAAAATGGCTTGTACGTGCGAAACCTTGCTGGGCTGATCTCGGCAAACAAACCAGAAATTGCGAGTATCATTGGGTTAGTGATTTTCGCTTAGAAGATACACTCCTCCATCTTATACGTATGCTATATATTCTTGCTAAACAAAAATTTCAAGTGCAACCTTTTTACCAAAAGTGAAGCAGTTTCAGGGTTCATTGGTGATTACTGATTACCTTGACATAACATAACAATATTTTACTTGGACTAACTGCTTGCCTGGGTCTGTTACCTGATACAAAATCCATTGACATGTTTGGGCACAAGGACAACCATAGGAACCTTTTTTATGCATCTACTGAACACGAGAGGTGAAAAGATGAGTCTTCAGATACACATGTAAATGCTGAAGTGTGAAGTGTGTCTCTGAAGCTTGTACGCCCACGCCATGATCATGATGTGCTTGCATTGCTAATTTCAGCTTTCATCAGAGTACATATCAAGCCATGACATGGTGTCACAGCTAGTGGAAGATGAATGTAGACTGCTTCCAGGACAATTCTCAGCTAGTGGGAGCTCGTCGTGGCATTGAGACAAAACTGGTGTGTTCTAATTGTGAAATTTAGATTTTTTGTAGATAGGAGGGGCAGATTATAGCAAGAGAAGCTGGCTTAAACATAATGAAACACAGCTTCTGAATGAAAATGAAGTATGAAACGGCCTCCACTATCTCTTGCCTATTCATAATAAAACTCAACTTGCCTTGTCCCCCTTGAGATACACCAATTAAAGATACCGCCATGCAAACTCACAGGGTTTTCGATTAACGTTCTAGCGCACCTcagtcggcgaggaggacctGAAGGTCGTGAGCTGAACTGCTGAAGGAGCAGTGGATGGTGGCAGCGACCTCGgtcagcgaggaggagctgaagGTCATGGGCCGTAGGATCAGCAGATGATGGCGGCAACCTTAGGTAAATGGTTGGTGACTGGTGAGTATTTTAAGAGTGAGAACAAATGCTGAAAAAGGGTGGAAATGGTAATGCCATAAAGAGTGCATTATCAGCCTATCAGAAAGATATTCCTGCCGAAAGCTGGCGAGAACGATTTCCTGGTGCAGATAAGGCTGCTGCAGTGCAGGGCCAGTCGCCAGAACTGCGGCCATGGCTTTCCGCGCTCCAACTGCCGCCACTCCCCATGGCCACGCCACTCCATCTCCTCTCCCGAGCTCACGGAAGCACGCGGCCTTCTCCAAGCTCAGCGGCGTTGCCAATGGCAGCCGGAGGGCGCGGCTCGCGGGCGCAGCACCTCCTCCAGTGCACGCACTGGCGCCGAccacggcagcggcgtcgCCCTTCCCTCCTCCCAACGCAGAGTACCTGGCCGCCGAGTTCGGCGGCCACGGCGTGACCTTTGAGGCCGTGGGCGACAGCTGCGCGGTGAAGATGGCGGTGCGCAACGGCAGCGCGGCGCACCTGCTGCTCCCCAGCGGgctcgtcacctcctacaagcCGGCCATGTGGCACGGCGCCTCCACGGAGGTGCTCCACACCACCGTCGGCGAGGGCCCCGGCGGCCGCGCCGTCATCCGCGGCGGCGTCTCCATGGACTTCCGCTGCACGCGcgtcgacgccgtcgccggagccgaGAACGACGACGCGCGGCCGGGGTCTTCGTCGTGGTGGTCGCCGGGCGGGGCGTGGTCGCTGCGGGACGTGAGGGGAGGCCCCACGGGGTCCATCGAGGTGGAGCTGGTGTCCGCCGAGCCCGGGAGCCGCGGCGGGGCGGAGGCGAGGTGCGTCGTGACGCTGCGGCCGGAGGCGCTGGCGTCGGAGTTCACGGTGACGAACCCGAGCGCGTCCCCGAACCCGATGGCGGTGACGGGCGCCGTGGCGAACCACCTGCGCGTGAGCACGCCGGACGCCACCTACGCCGTGGGGCTCCAGGGGTCGGACTACCGCAGCAGGGAGCCCCTGCTGTCCGAGTTCAGCATCCTTCCCCCGGACTACTACAGCACGCGGCCTGGGGCCACGGCCCGGAAGATGAACTGGCTCGACAACCtcatctccggcggcggcggcgtggcccgCCGCGCGTCGCCGGCGCAGGATccggacggcgaggaggaggacgactaCAAGCACCTCACGGATGAGCTGTGCCGGGTCTACAGCCACGCGCCCAGAGATTTCACCGTCATCGACAGGGTAAGCCAATGGATTTTGATCAAAACTGCGACGAATTGAGATAAGCAGGAACGAATCGAATACGAAAGCTGAACTGAATTCTTGTGGGATGCATATATACGCAGGGCAGGAGGAACTCGATTTGTTTGAGCAGGAGAGGGTTCGAGGAGCTGTACGTCTTCAGCCCAGGATCAAACTACGAGTGGTACGGGAAATTCGCCTACGTGTGCATCGGGCCTGCAATGCTGGAACCCGTGGTGCTTGCACCTGGAAGCACATGGCATGGTGCTCAACACCTTCGTAACCCAAACTTGTAGATACATATTACATAGGCTGATGGAAGATGATTACCCATATGCACAAGCGTTTGCAGATATTGTTAGCCAGGAAGAAAATACTACTCTACTACTGTACATGTGAAGGGAAATACTAATTTGGTTTGCAAACCGAGCTACTATAGTTCCTCAATGTAATGGCACTGCGCCTCCAGATATTGTTAGCTCAACACTAGAATCCTATGAGCAACATTGCGACAA
This is a stretch of genomic DNA from Brachypodium distachyon strain Bd21 chromosome 1, Brachypodium_distachyon_v3.0, whole genome shotgun sequence. It encodes these proteins:
- the LOC100821757 gene encoding protein NDH-DEPENDENT CYCLIC ELECTRON FLOW 5, with amino-acid sequence MAFRAPTAATPHGHATPSPLPSSRKHAAFSKLSGVANGSRRARLAGAAPPPVHALAPTTAAASPFPPPNAEYLAAEFGGHGVTFEAVGDSCAVKMAVRNGSAAHLLLPSGLVTSYKPAMWHGASTEVLHTTVGEGPGGRAVIRGGVSMDFRCTRVDAVAGAENDDARPGSSSWWSPGGAWSLRDVRGGPTGSIEVELVSAEPGSRGGAEARCVVTLRPEALASEFTVTNPSASPNPMAVTGAVANHLRVSTPDATYAVGLQGSDYRSREPLLSEFSILPPDYYSTRPGATARKMNWLDNLISGGGGVARRASPAQDPDGEEEDDYKHLTDELCRVYSHAPRDFTVIDRGRRNSICLSRRGFEELYVFSPGSNYEWYGKFAYVCIGPAMLEPVVLAPGSTWHGAQHLRNPNL